Genomic window (Methylocaldum szegediense):
ACAGTTAATTCCCTCCTACCCAGGCTGAGCCGATTCCGGAGCCTGGATCGGCCGTTCGCGGGCGAATCACCGGCCTTGTGGGTTATATCAACAGGGCTTCGAGGGGCGGTTTTAGCCCGTTCCGGGAGCGACGCGTGAAAGGGTCTTTCTCTGGCTGGGTGGCGGAGGCTGGAAATAAAGGAGGATAGGGGAGGGAAAGGAGTTAGGACGGCGGGCCGGTGCTTTTCAGGCTGGCCTTGATGCTGGCGAGGATCGCGCCCACGGCCGTTGGCCCGCCGGTCCGGGTCTCGATGGCCGCGGCACCGTCTTGCGGCCCGGCCTTGCGCTCCGGACCGCGCTTTCCGGCCATGGTCATTTCGATGTGAGGGTTGGCCTTCCGCGCTTTCTTCTCCCGGCGCTTGACGGCCTTCTCCCGCTCGTGCCGGAGCCATTTCCCAAGACCGAAGGCGTCGAACAGCGAGCGGGACACGGCGCGGATCGCCGCGAACCCCTTGTAAGCGCAATCGTCCAGGCGCTTCGCGATCGGATGGATCGAGACGATACCGGCGGCCGCCAAATCGTGGATGGCCCGCTCCGCCCGCCGGAGTCCGAGGCCGGAGGTTTTGGCCAGGAATTCCATGGTCAGGCCCTGAAACGATCCGTCGGACTGAGGAATGCCGACGCGGAGCGTCACGAGGTCTGTGTAGTGCAATAGGCAGCCGAGAAGGCAAATGCACGCCTCGCGGCGTTCGCTGCGCTGCTGGCGATCGGACTCGTTGACCGCGTTGAGACCGGGGAGAGTTTTTTGGGGGGACGAATAATAGTCGCGGATGCGCTCGATGAGCTTCCGCAACACGTGAGGCCTGTCGGCGTGTTTCTGAGGCGGATCGAACCAGCGCGGTTTCGCCGGATTGTGGCCGCAACGATTGCCCACGCCGATCATAGCGCTATAATGCGGTCGATCGTTCTCATCCCTATGCTACCCAAGAGAATGATTCCGGGCCGGCGAGTGTTGCCGC
Coding sequences:
- a CDS encoding replication protein RepA produces the protein MIGVGNRCGHNPAKPRWFDPPQKHADRPHVLRKLIERIRDYYSSPQKTLPGLNAVNESDRQQRSERREACICLLGCLLHYTDLVTLRVGIPQSDGSFQGLTMEFLAKTSGLGLRRAERAIHDLAAAGIVSIHPIAKRLDDCAYKGFAAIRAVSRSLFDAFGLGKWLRHEREKAVKRREKKARKANPHIEMTMAGKRGPERKAGPQDGAAAIETRTGGPTAVGAILASIKASLKSTGPPS